The Bdellovibrionales bacterium genome segment CACTTCATATACTGATTTTGAATCAAAGTTAAGACCACATTTGTGCCATCGTGCAAAAACCTGTCACCCTGCTGCTTCTTCATCGATTTCGTCATCGGAGATTGTTCCGAGATTGTATTTCTCTACCCGATAGCGCATCGAACGAAAGGTGATATTGAGCAGTCGAGCAGCCCTCTTCTTGACACCATTGGCCGCATGGATGGCTTTGACCAAGAGCTCCTTTTCGATCTGTCCTATAATTTTGTCCAGTTCTATCCCATCTTCAGTGATCTCGATTTCATGGCTCGATGCCAATTTTCGACCGTTCGGGGTGTTCACAAAAGGAGGGAGAGACTCGGGCAAAATCGTCGCTCCGCCCTCAAGTGCGACTGTTCTTTCAATAATGTTTTCTAACTCGCGTACGTTTCCAGGATATTGATATTTCTTGAGCATATCCATCGCTTCTGCGCTGATACCGTTTATGGATTTGGTCAATCTCTCGTTATACTTTGCTAAAAAGTGGTTCGCTAGAAGAGGAATATCACCGGCACGCTCCCTCAAGGCTGGCATTCTAATATTTATGACATTCAAACGGTAAAACAGATCTTGACGAAAATCACCGGTGCTCACCATTTCCTCAAGATCTCTGTTGGTTGCCGCAATGATTCGTACATCTACCTTGGTGTCGTCAATACCTCCGACCCGGCGAATGACTCGCTCTTGAATGGCGCGGAGAAGCTTGACCTGAATAGACGGAGGAAGCTCCCCCACCTCATCAAGAAATAGGGTCCCACCGTCGGCGACTTCGAATAATCCCGCTTTGTCGACAACAGCCCCCGTAAAGGAGCCCTTCTTGTGTCCAAACATTTCTGATTCCATGAGAGATTCGGGAATTGCGCCACAGTTGATGGTCACAAAAGCCTTGTCCTTTAAGGGTCCATTGTAATGGATCGCTTTGGCTACCATTTCCTTACCTGTTCCGCTTTCGCCAGTAACCAAAATGTTCGTGGGCGTAGATGAAACCCGGCGCACCATCTCAAATATTCGGTGCATGGCATCCGAGTTTCCCACCACACTTTGAAAACTAAACTCCCGGGTCAGCTCCTTTTTTAGAACGCGATTCTCAACTTCAAGATTTTTGCTGCGCAAAGCGTTTGCTATGTTGATTCTTACTTCGTCAATTTTGAATGGCTTCGTCAAATAATCATAGGCCCCCAATTTCATTGCCTCTACGGCATTTTCCGTAGATCCAAAGGCCGTGATCATCATAAACAACATGTCGGGGAACTGATCCTTCACTTGGCGCAGCAGCTCAATTCCAGTCAGATTTGGCATCTGCAAATCAGAGATCACCATGTCGATCGCTTTTTTCTTGAGAATCTCCAGAGCTTTCTGTCCATCTTCGGCACAGGTGACTTCGTAGCCCTCTTTTCGAAGCATGATGTCCAGAAATTCGCGAATTGATTCCTCATCGTCCACAACTAAAATTCTCGGTTTCATTCCCTGATCCCTCTTCCAGTTTGTTTCCCATTTTCTTACGTAAACCTGCTCTTTACAACATTTAACAATAAAGTCCGGACAGGTGGACTCGACAGAGGACCAGAAGGAAGACCTCTTCAGGCTATGCGCAAACGGGGTTTCTCCCCTTGGGTATCAGGACTGGGAAATTCTATGATAAAAGAGGTCCCCTTCTTCGGAGTGGATTCCACGCTGATCGTTGCCCCATGACTATCAAGAATTTTGTGTGCGATAGCAAGGCCCAATCCTGTGCCACCTGGTTTTGTCGTGTGAAACGGTTCAAAAATTCTTCCGCGATTTGACTCTGCAATTCCACAACCATTGTCCTCAATTCTCAGTTGAACTCGTTGGACAAGATCGAGATCCTTCGTTTCAATTTTCAAAACTGGCTCGCTCACCTCTCCCATCGCCTGGTAGGCATTAATAACGATGTTAAGTAAGGCCTGACGAAGTTTGTCTCTGTGCCCATAGATCAATCGACCGCTCTTAAGCACGAGATCCCGCCTGACGGGAACGCGCGAAAGAGTCCCATTTCCTACAAAATCAGATATTTCCTGAATGAGTTGATTCAGATTTATCGGATCCTCGATCCGAGCGTGAGGTCTCACGTAGTCCAAAAACTCCGTAATTAAATCATTCAGTCTGTCGATTTCCTTGAGAACGATGCTCATTAATTTTTTATCTTCAGTAGAAGAAGCGAAATTGGAGGTTGATAAAAGCTGAATACTCCCACTGATGCTTGCCAAAGGATTTCGGATCTCATGCGCGATTCCAGCCGCAAGCTGACCGACGGCAGCCATTTTTTCTTGCTGCCTCATCGCGTACTCAATTTTTTTAATTTGAGTCAAATCTTGAAATGTAAAAACATAACCAAGGATAACACTGTCGGCATTACGCAAAAATCCAAGGGTTATCTCAATTGTGGATTTTTCTCCTCGATAATTTTTGTATTCAACTTCAAAACGATTATTCGTGTTTTGCTCTTGTTGAAGTGCGAACAAACTAAAATCACTATTTAAATCTGGAAAAATAGAGAAAATTGATTTGTTCAACAAATCACGGTCTTCGAGTATCCCAATCGCGGCCTGATTAACTTGACTAACAATTCCATCGAGACCAGTTGTAAAAGTCCCGTTGCCATATTGTCTACAATCATCTGATTGAGATCGCGGAGCACCTCAATATCTCTCTGTCGCTCCGCCAACTCAGAACCCATGAAATTCAATTGCTCACTCAATATCCCACCTAAAAATGCCACGGCATAAAAGGCGATATTGTTCAATCCTACTGCAAAATAGAGTGTTTGACCTTGGATAGATGGCCCAATGATCATTAGAAAACTAAAAAGAATAGAGGTCCAAAGAGCCAAAAGGAGAGCTCCCTTCCTCTGAAAAACCAAGCCACAGAGAATGATGTTCACAAGGTAAAGAAAAAGAAATACCGACTGACTCGTGCCGGTAAAATAGATGAGCACTGTTACAAATAAGGCATCAAAACCAAAGAGACTGGCATTAAAAAAACCATGCCATTTTCCTGCGCTATCAAAAAAATGTATGTAGATCGCATTAAATGAAAACGAAAAAAACAACAATAAATAAAACGGAAGCCACACGTCAAGACTGATGAAAGGTCCTTGCGTTGATTGAAAGACGAGTGCAACCAGCAAGATCGCAACGAGAAATAAAACCCGACAGGCTTCAATCATCAGTAAACGTCGCTTTTCGTTATCCAATCCCATTGGACTGGTGCCCGAAATGCTGGTTACCAAATTGAGAGTTGTCATGATTATTTGTCTCCGACAACGTTAGCCATATTAAAAATTGGCAAGTACATGGCAACAACGAGGACGGCAATGATTCCACCCAAAAAGACCATCAGTAACGGCTCAATCATACTCGTTAATGTATTGGCTGCTTGGTCTACCTCATCCTCATAGAAATCGGCAATTTTCCCCAACATCGTGTCCAAGTTTCCGGTCTGCTCTCCCACCGAAATCATTTGAACAACCATGTTAGGCATATATTTTTCTTGTTTGAGTGGCTCGGCGAGGGTTTTCCCTTTGCTCACAGATGTCTTTGCTTTCTGAATGGCATTTTCAATGATCCAATTGCCGGCCGTGTTGGCCGCAATCTCAAGTGAGTCCATGATTCGTACCCCTGCTTGCAATAGGGTTGACAACGTTCGAGTGAATCGAGCGATAGAACCCTTAAGAATCAAGTCACCAAAGATAGGTACGTCAAGAATAAAGGCGTCGAGAATCTTTCGTCCGTTTTCTGTGGCATAATATGTCTTTAAGGACAGGGGGATTCCGACCACAACCGCAATGACCAAGTACCAATATTTCTGAACCATCTTGCTGGCATTAATTACCCATTGTGTGAGCGTGGGTAATTCCTGACCCATTCCCTCGAACATTGCGACAAACTGTGGAATCACAAATACGAGAATTCCAACAATGACCCCTGTTGCGACGACGACAATGGCTCCTGGATACCACAATGCGCCTACAATTTTTCCCTTCATTTTGACTGATTTTTCAATGTATTCCGCAAGGCGATTGAGGACTCCATCGAGCATACCGCCTTCCTCTCCCGCCGTAATCAAATTGACATACATTCGGTCAAAAACATGACCGTGAACTCCCATGGCTTGGGCCAGCGGCTTTCCTTTTTCAACATCTTCCACAACCTTTTCAAGAACTCGACCTAATGCTGGACTCCTCGCTCCTTGAATCATGGCCTCAAGACTTTGCACGACAGGAACTCCCGCCCCGATAAGCACGGCTAGCTGGCGAGTAAATATCTGAAGATCTTTTCGACTGACAGAATCCTTAAAAAGAGCAAACTTCTTTAACTCCTTATTTAAGCCTCCTCGAGCAGTGATCTTGATCGGAATCATTTTTTGAGCGCGTATTTTTACCCGGGCCTCAGCTTCGTTAAGTGCCTCGACCTCACCCTTAACGAACTTCCCATCAGTGGACTTCGCTTGAAATATATAAATTGGCATAATCTAACACCCAATCGCTGCTTTTAAATGCCAGCCTGTTTTAATAATTTATCAAGTTCCTCAGGATCGGCTGTGACCGAAAATGCACTGCGAATGTCTATTTTTCTTTTGAGAATAAAATTCATCAGGGATTGATTTAGGGTCACCATTCCTGATTTCTCCTGTCCAACCTGCATCATGCCATAGATCTGATGAAGCTTACCTTCCCTGACCAAATTCCGAATTGTCGTATTCATCAATAAAAATTCGACGACTGGAACAACCCCTCCCTTATTTCCAGGGACCAGGCGCTGGCTCACAATGGCGTTAAGGGTAAAACTCAATTGCACCCGAATTCTTGCCTGTTGTTCGGAGGGAAAAACTGAAACGATTCGATTGATTGTCTGCAAAGCTGAATTTGTGTGAAGGGTTGCAAAAACCAAGTGACCAGTTTCAGCAATGAGCAAAGCCGCTTCAATGGTCTCCAAGTCTCTCATTTCACCCAACAAGCAAACATCAAGATCCTGCCTCAATATTGCCTTGAGGGCGTTCTTATAGCCATGAGTATCATGGCCCACTTCTCGCTGGCTCACAATGCAGTTCTTATGGCTATGAACGTACTCGATCGGATCTTCGATAGAAATAATATGCCCGCGACGCTCACGATTCACTTTGTCAACAAGAGCCGCAATTGTCGTTGATTTGCCCGACCCCGTAGGGCCCGTCACCAATACAATTCCAGAAGGAAAATTGGTTACCTTCTCAATGACTGGCGGAAGAGACAACATACGGAGATCAGGAATTTCCAACGGAATTCTTCTAAAAACGCCAGAAACAGCTCCACGTTGAAAAAAGAGATTTCCGCGAAAGCGAGCCATGTTTTTGATTCCAAAACTAAAATCAATTTCCCTTTGTTCCTCAAAACTGCTCTTCTGTAAATCCGTTAAAATGGAATAACACAGCCTTCGCGTGTCCTCTCCTGAAAGATCACGAGTCTTGACCCGGACGATTCTCCCATCTATTCGCAAAACTGGTGGCGATCCAACAACAAGATGCAGATCTGAGGCCCCCTGCTTAACCGCTGCCTTGAGCAACTGGTGAAGTGTAATCATTTTTGGTCTCCGACGGAAGAATTGATAACTTCCTGAACTGTAGTCAAACCCATTTGCAACTTTCTAAGCGCACTTGCTCGGAGAGTCAGCATGCCATCAGCGACAGCTGCCTTTTTCATCTCAAACGGAGTCGCACCTTTCAAAACAGACTCCTTCAAGGCGAGGGTCATGGGCATCATCTCATAAATTGCCACTCGACCCTTGAGCCCCGTGCCATTACATTCTCCACATCCTTCGCCCTTTTTCAAATCTTTAAATGCATCAATCTCTTCGGGCTTAACACCCAATGAAATCAAAACCTCAGGTGCCACGCGGATATCTGTCTTGCAGGAAGTGCAAATTTTTCTCATCAGTCGTTGGGCAATAATTAAGGTGATCGCCTCAGCCACCATGAAACCGGGAACCCCCATGTCCAAGAGACGAGCGACTGAAGCCGGCGCGTCATTTGTATGAAGGGTGCTCAGCACCAAATGACCCGTGGAAGCTGCCTTGAAGGCAATATTTGCGGTTTCCAAATCGCGAATCTCTCCCAACATGATGACTTCAGGATCTTGACGAAGAAAAGCCCTTAAAATCTCCGTAAAACCAACGCCAATTTCTCCCTGAACTTGAACCTGATTTATCCCGTCAAGATTGAACTCAACAGGGTCTTCGGCCGTCGAAATGTTTCTTTTTGGTTCGTTCAGAGCCGCCAGGGCTGAGTACAAAGTCGTTGTCTTGCCGCTCCCTGTAGGTCCGGTCACAAGTGTCATCCCTTGAGGTCGATGAATTGATTCCTGAAAAAGCCCGAGCTGGTGGTCATCCATTCCCAACTTAGTCATATCAACCTGAAGATTTGATTTGTCCAAGATACGGAGCACAATTTTTTCTCCGTAAATAGTCGGAACGCTATTAACCCGAAAATCGATTTCTTTGCCACTCTTCACTCGCACCTTTAGGCGACCGTCCTGAGGTCGCCGTCTCTCTCCAATGTCCATCTTACTGATAATTTTGATTCGGCTCACTACGGCCGCCGCTGTCCCCGGTGGAGGTTGAGTCTTTTCGTGAAGAACTCCATCAATACGAAACCTAATGCGAAATCGCTTTTCATAGGGTTCTATGTGGATATCTGAGGCCTTCAATTTAATGGCCTCTGCCAATGTTGCGTTCACAAAACGAATAATGGGACCCGCACCGGCCTCTGACTCACGATCCACCACCTCGGCTGCCGCTCCGGAACTCACAAATGATTCATCTGCATCCGCAATTTCGGACATGATGCTATCAAACCGAGCAGAGGTGCTTCGATAATACTTATCGATGGCATTGGCAATCGAGACCTCGGAGGCCACGACAACGTCGATTTTACAACGAGTCAGAAGCGCTAAGTCATCTTTCACAAAAATATTTGATGGATCGGCAAATGCCACAACAAGGTTTTTTCCAGCGATCGTCACAGGAATAACGTGGTGCTTTTCACAGACCTGTCCTGAAATCATTTTCAAGGCCTCAGGATCTATCTCAAAGGAGTTAAGATCGATGGTCGGCACATCAAATTGCCTTCCCAGAAATTCTGCCAGATCTTTTTCCGCCACATATCCGAGTCGAACCAGAGCCGAGGTCAGTCTTCCCCCAGAAGCTTTTTGCTCCTTTCTCGCTTGTTCCAATTGATCATAATCAATCAGACTTTCTTTAACTAAGATCTCACCCAGACCCTTTCTTGCAGCACTCATCTGAAACCTTCCTCAGTGTGATCTAAATGACTCATTTTGAGGATTAAGAAGTAAAAAATTGCAAATTGCACACTAGCCCTCTTAAATCTCTCAACATCTTGAAAATGATATCGGAGATTTCAGCGATAATTTTGAAGGCTTATTGTTTAAAAGATTCGCCGGAGACCTCTTGGACGGCAAGAGAAGGTTTTTTATACAGATTTATCAGTTTACTTAAATACTTTTCTCGGTCGAGCTTCTCGCCAAAAGTCCAGCCCGCCCAAATAACATCGGCCCAGCTGGCTATTTCAAATCCATGAATAACTTTGGTTCCAATCTGTTTGGCTTCGTTTATCAGAAAACTCGTCTCCTCTGTCAGATTGAGATCCCATACAACCCCACCTGGCTCAAGAAAATTAAAGTAAAGAAGTTCTGGGATGAGCTCGTTCTCGGGACCGGCCGGAGTCGTATTGATCATGATGCTGTTGGTCCCAGGCAACATGATCAGTTGATTTACCGGAGTAAAAGAAAAATTCACCCCAAAATAAGCCTTTTTTAGATCTGCTATCAAACTCAAACCCTGGTCCAGGAATTGGTTGGTGATTTTAAATTCCCTAAAGCCAATTTTGACCAAAGAAGAGATAGCCACCCTTGCCGCAGCACCCGACCCCACAATCAATGCAGAAGCTTCCACATTCAATCCGTCTCCATACTGACGCAATACATGATGAAAGGCTCCAAAAATAGCGGAATAGGTCCACCATTTTCCTTCGGTTTCAAGAAGCGTATCGGCAGCGCCCAGACTCATCATCCCCGCGTGCTCATGAGGAAAGAACCGTGTGACCAGCTCGCCAAAGGGGCTGCCAATTCTAATTCCTCTGCACTTTTTAAGGGCTTCGCTCAGTTTTAAGTCAAAGGATTCAGGATCAACCACAACAGATTCATATTGATTCTTGCATCCAGCCTCATTGAGTTCAGCTGAAAGAAGATTCCACCTCTCATCCTGAGGATGTAAGGCTATTTCAGTCCAAATTTGTTTTGTTGGCCCTCCCAAAATAACTTTGCCCCCTCAACGTCCATTCTCATCTGTGTTTTCAGCGCCTCAATATCGGAAAATTTCCTCTCTGGGCGATAAAACTCATAAAAGGAAACCCTCACTTCTTGATTATAAAGCTCCCCACTGAAATTTTCCAATATATGGGTTTCAATACGAGGTCCAGATTCTTTGTCCCCAACCGTGGGAGCATCCCCCACGTTCGTAATCGAAGGCCAACTTCGGCCATCGGAAAGACTTATCTTAGTGAGATAGACCCCATAAAGCGGCAGTAGCGTTCCCGGGCTTCTCATATTTGCTGTTGGAAAACCAAATTGCCTCCCCAATTGGCGCCCCTTGATCACAATACCGGAGATCTCAAAACATCGACCCAAAAATTCCCTCACCTCACTCACCTTCCCAAGACCAATTAACTTTCTAATTAGGGTACTTGAGACAATATCACCCTTATGCCTAAAGGGAGGAGCTACGCTTAAATCAAAGCCATACTTGGCAGAAATGGATCGCAAAAAGTCGAGATTTCCCGCCCTCCCTGCACCAAAGCCAAAGTCGTAGCCCACAACAACTTCTCTGGGTTCTAAAAAAGCTTGAATCCGATTTTTCCAAAATACCTCAGGATCCATCCGAGCTAATTCCTCAGAAAAGGGCTCCACAACGAGATAGCTCACTCCCAACAATGCCAGTTGCTCCTTAAGATCGCTTTTGGGAAAGATTCTGAGGAAATCGCCTTGTGGCTGCAGAATTTCCAGAGGATGAGGATCAAAAGTAAGAACAACCAAGGCGGAAGAGCTATGGCGCGATGCGTTTATGCACTCTGCAATAAGGGCTCTGTGACCCAAATGCACGCCATCGAAATTTCCGATGGTTAGCGTAACTCCTCTGAGCGGAGGCTGGATTTGACGAAGACCCCTGATCGTTTCCATGGCCAGAAAAATATCAACTTTCTTCATCTAACCAATTGATTTCTTTCGAAACTATTGATACGTAGCGTTAATATGCCGCAAAGCTGGATTCGAAATTACAGAGCGCGCGTTTTGCTCTGGGGTCGCTACATCTGGAGACGCAATGCTATTTGGACCCGAATCATCCTATCCCTTGCAATAGGAACGGCCTTTGTATTGCTCGACGAAAACTCCAACTATGATCTAAGATTCCATATTCGTGGAATCCAAGAGGTTCATCCCAAAATCGTTCTTTTGGAAATAGATCAAAATGAATGGATAGACTTTCACGGACGAAGTCGCAACCTCATTCGACCACTAAAAGAAATCACTTCTCTGACTGATAGCTTTTTTTGGAATGAAAGATCCTGGCACCGACTCCTTTCGAAGGTTCTCTCTTGTGACCCTCTTGCTGTTGGAGTGAGTTTTTATTTTGGGGAAAATCTCAGCGAATCGAACCAAAACCCCACCGAAAAATCTGTGTTTTCAGATGACAGAGTCATCTGGTCAGCAAGTCAGGACAGCGAGGGACGTAATCTCTACCCCCCATTTTCGCAAAATTTTTCACAAGGCACAGGACTCAACCGACTTCGTGCTGACGAAGATGGAGTCATTAGACACTTTTCTTCATCGCTAGTCCAAATACCTCATTTAACTCAACGTCTAGCTTCAAGGCTTGCCTTAAGGCATTCGAAAGAAATCCAGTTTATTGCAGGAGAAAACTACCTGATTAACTTTCAGGGGAAACCTGGTTCCTATCCCAGAGTTAGTTTTGGAGATATCATCAATGGTCGGGTTGCCCCGGAGTTCTTTCGAAATAAAATAGTCATCATAGGGGGAAGCGACACAGAAGGTCACCTCTATAGAACTCCCGTCGGCGAACTCAATCGTTCCGAAATCATGGCCGAACTTGTTGATAACATATTCAACCATCGCTGGATCCAAAAGCCCGCTAGGTCCTCACTCTTTGTGTATTTGCTGTTCATATTGCTAGTGGCAATCTGGATACAATTTGCATACCCACAGTCGGTGGCCTTTGTCTTTACCGTTTGGCTCGGCACAACCACAACAGCCTTCTCCCTTTGGATATTCGATACCTTTTACATCTGGGTGCCTATTCAGGCAGTTCTTGTACAGTTAGGAGCAACCTACATTTCATTTCTGAGTTATCACTTATCCGTGAAAGATAATCTAAATTGGAGACTTGAACAGGAAAAAATCTACTTCACTCAAGTTGACCAAATGAAACACAATTTTATCAGCCTTTTTAGTCACGACTTGAAAACACCTATAGCTAAAATTCAAGCCATCTGTGACAGACTCATAGCAACTCATCTCGACAGCACTCTTCGGAAAGACCTTGTCTCTCTACGACTGGAGAGTGCAGAGCTACACAAATACATTGAAAAAATTCTTCAAATCTCTAGAGTTGAGTCCACAGATTTTAAGCTGCGCAAAGAAGGATCAGATATTAACGAAATCATTCTTCAAGTTATTGAACAATTGAAACCACTTGCTATTGAAAAATCTATTCGGCTTGATACTAAATTGGAACCAATGTTTTTGATTGAAATCGATAGTATTTTGATTCGTGAAGTGATAATTAACTTGGTCGAGAACGCCATTAAGTACACCCCCAGCGGTGGGACCGTGTTGATCTTTTCTCGGGAAGAGAATAACGTCGTGCAAATCATCGTCACCGATACCGGCGTGGGGATAGCGCCCGCTGAACAAAGTAAGGTTTTCGGTAAGTTTGTCAGAGGTCAGCACCAGGAGTTGCTCACAAAGGGAACTGGACTTGGTTTGTATTTGGTGAAGTATTTTATTGAACTCCATGGTGGTTCAATTCGCTTAGAGAGCGAACTGGGCAAAGGAACCTCGATTGAATTTTCGCTTCCGGTCGAAAACTTAGATGAGAGTGAAATGTTGGGTTTAGAGACTCATCATTAATTGAAGGAGAGAAAAGTGACTGATAGCATAAGAGCATTGATCGTAGATGATGAAGCTGAACTTCGCAAAACCGTTGCTGGTATTCTTCAAGACTGTTTCAGTGAACTCAACGTCAGTATTTCTGAGGCAAGCAATGGTCTTGAGGCCTTAGATAAAATTAGAGCTCAAGATTATGATCTCGTTTTAATGGACGTGAGAATGCCTGCAATGGATGGCCTCACGGCATTGGCTGAGATAAAGAAGCACGACCCACGCACTTTCGTTGTCATTATGACGGCTCATAGCAATCTTCAAGATGCCGTCGAAGCAATCAAAAACGGAGCTTATGATTATCTTGAAAAACCAGTTCAACCAGAAAAACTAAAGGAGCTAGTAAAAAAGGCTATTGAGGCGCGTGAAATGGTTTCCAGTATTGCGCTTTCGAATCCCATCTTTGACGATGATGTTGATAGCGAATTTGTTGGCCCCTCCGATAAGATGAGAGAAATCTTTGATCTCACCAGTCGTCTGAGTAAAGTAGATACAACAGTTCTCATTCGCGGAGAGAACGGAACTGGAAAAGAGCTTGTCGCGAGAGCTATTCATTACAATTCACCACGCAAGCACGGTGAATTTGTGACCATCAACTGTGGAGCTATTCCCGAGAATTTGATGGAGAGTGAACTCTTTGGACACGAAAAGGGAGCCTTTACGGGAGCGATTGAAAGAACCATCGGTAAATTTCAATTTGCAAATAAAGGTACAATTTTCTTGGATGAAATCGGAGAATTAAAACCTGATATGCAAGTGAAGCTGCTTCGTGTACTACAAGATAGAAAATTCGTTCCCGTTGGCGGCACGAGAG includes the following:
- a CDS encoding sigma-54-dependent Fis family transcriptional regulator codes for the protein MKPRILVVDDEESIREFLDIMLRKEGYEVTCAEDGQKALEILKKKAIDMVISDLQMPNLTGIELLRQVKDQFPDMLFMMITAFGSTENAVEAMKLGAYDYLTKPFKIDEVRINIANALRSKNLEVENRVLKKELTREFSFQSVVGNSDAMHRIFEMVRRVSSTPTNILVTGESGTGKEMVAKAIHYNGPLKDKAFVTINCGAIPESLMESEMFGHKKGSFTGAVVDKAGLFEVADGGTLFLDEVGELPPSIQVKLLRAIQERVIRRVGGIDDTKVDVRIIAATNRDLEEMVSTGDFRQDLFYRLNVINIRMPALRERAGDIPLLANHFLAKYNERLTKSINGISAEAMDMLKKYQYPGNVRELENIIERTVALEGGATILPESLPPFVNTPNGRKLASSHEIEITEDGIELDKIIGQIEKELLVKAIHAANGVKKRAARLLNITFRSMRYRVEKYNLGTISDDEIDEEAAG
- a CDS encoding type II secretion system F family protein, whose product is MPIYIFQAKSTDGKFVKGEVEALNEAEARVKIRAQKMIPIKITARGGLNKELKKFALFKDSVSRKDLQIFTRQLAVLIGAGVPVVQSLEAMIQGARSPALGRVLEKVVEDVEKGKPLAQAMGVHGHVFDRMYVNLITAGEEGGMLDGVLNRLAEYIEKSVKMKGKIVGALWYPGAIVVVATGVIVGILVFVIPQFVAMFEGMGQELPTLTQWVINASKMVQKYWYLVIAVVVGIPLSLKTYYATENGRKILDAFILDVPIFGDLILKGSIARFTRTLSTLLQAGVRIMDSLEIAANTAGNWIIENAIQKAKTSVSKGKTLAEPLKQEKYMPNMVVQMISVGEQTGNLDTMLGKIADFYEDEVDQAANTLTSMIEPLLMVFLGGIIAVLVVAMYLPIFNMANVVGDK
- a CDS encoding type IV pilus twitching motility protein PilT; amino-acid sequence: MITLHQLLKAAVKQGASDLHLVVGSPPVLRIDGRIVRVKTRDLSGEDTRRLCYSILTDLQKSSFEEQREIDFSFGIKNMARFRGNLFFQRGAVSGVFRRIPLEIPDLRMLSLPPVIEKVTNFPSGIVLVTGPTGSGKSTTIAALVDKVNRERRGHIISIEDPIEYVHSHKNCIVSQREVGHDTHGYKNALKAILRQDLDVCLLGEMRDLETIEAALLIAETGHLVFATLHTNSALQTINRIVSVFPSEQQARIRVQLSFTLNAIVSQRLVPGNKGGVVPVVEFLLMNTTIRNLVREGKLHQIYGMMQVGQEKSGMVTLNQSLMNFILKRKIDIRSAFSVTADPEELDKLLKQAGI
- the pilB gene encoding type IV-A pilus assembly ATPase PilB, which codes for MSAARKGLGEILVKESLIDYDQLEQARKEQKASGGRLTSALVRLGYVAEKDLAEFLGRQFDVPTIDLNSFEIDPEALKMISGQVCEKHHVIPVTIAGKNLVVAFADPSNIFVKDDLALLTRCKIDVVVASEVSIANAIDKYYRSTSARFDSIMSEIADADESFVSSGAAAEVVDRESEAGAGPIIRFVNATLAEAIKLKASDIHIEPYEKRFRIRFRIDGVLHEKTQPPPGTAAAVVSRIKIISKMDIGERRRPQDGRLKVRVKSGKEIDFRVNSVPTIYGEKIVLRILDKSNLQVDMTKLGMDDHQLGLFQESIHRPQGMTLVTGPTGSGKTTTLYSALAALNEPKRNISTAEDPVEFNLDGINQVQVQGEIGVGFTEILRAFLRQDPEVIMLGEIRDLETANIAFKAASTGHLVLSTLHTNDAPASVARLLDMGVPGFMVAEAITLIIAQRLMRKICTSCKTDIRVAPEVLISLGVKPEEIDAFKDLKKGEGCGECNGTGLKGRVAIYEMMPMTLALKESVLKGATPFEMKKAAVADGMLTLRASALRKLQMGLTTVQEVINSSVGDQK
- a CDS encoding bifunctional riboflavin kinase/FAD synthetase is translated as MKKVDIFLAMETIRGLRQIQPPLRGVTLTIGNFDGVHLGHRALIAECINASRHSSSALVVLTFDPHPLEILQPQGDFLRIFPKSDLKEQLALLGVSYLVVEPFSEELARMDPEVFWKNRIQAFLEPREVVVGYDFGFGAGRAGNLDFLRSISAKYGFDLSVAPPFRHKGDIVSSTLIRKLIGLGKVSEVREFLGRCFEISGIVIKGRQLGRQFGFPTANMRSPGTLLPLYGVYLTKISLSDGRSWPSITNVGDAPTVGDKESGPRIETHILENFSGELYNQEVRVSFYEFYRPERKFSDIEALKTQMRMDVEGAKLFWEGQQNKFGLK
- a CDS encoding CHASE2 domain-containing protein, which encodes MPQSWIRNYRARVLLWGRYIWRRNAIWTRIILSLAIGTAFVLLDENSNYDLRFHIRGIQEVHPKIVLLEIDQNEWIDFHGRSRNLIRPLKEITSLTDSFFWNERSWHRLLSKVLSCDPLAVGVSFYFGENLSESNQNPTEKSVFSDDRVIWSASQDSEGRNLYPPFSQNFSQGTGLNRLRADEDGVIRHFSSSLVQIPHLTQRLASRLALRHSKEIQFIAGENYLINFQGKPGSYPRVSFGDIINGRVAPEFFRNKIVIIGGSDTEGHLYRTPVGELNRSEIMAELVDNIFNHRWIQKPARSSLFVYLLFILLVAIWIQFAYPQSVAFVFTVWLGTTTTAFSLWIFDTFYIWVPIQAVLVQLGATYISFLSYHLSVKDNLNWRLEQEKIYFTQVDQMKHNFISLFSHDLKTPIAKIQAICDRLIATHLDSTLRKDLVSLRLESAELHKYIEKILQISRVESTDFKLRKEGSDINEIILQVIEQLKPLAIEKSIRLDTKLEPMFLIEIDSILIREVIINLVENAIKYTPSGGTVLIFSREENNVVQIIVTDTGVGIAPAEQSKVFGKFVRGQHQELLTKGTGLGLYLVKYFIELHGGSIRLESELGKGTSIEFSLPVENLDESEMLGLETHH
- a CDS encoding sigma-54-dependent Fis family transcriptional regulator, with amino-acid sequence MTDSIRALIVDDEAELRKTVAGILQDCFSELNVSISEASNGLEALDKIRAQDYDLVLMDVRMPAMDGLTALAEIKKHDPRTFVVIMTAHSNLQDAVEAIKNGAYDYLEKPVQPEKLKELVKKAIEAREMVSSIALSNPIFDDDVDSEFVGPSDKMREIFDLTSRLSKVDTTVLIRGENGTGKELVARAIHYNSPRKHGEFVTINCGAIPENLMESELFGHEKGAFTGAIERTIGKFQFANKGTIFLDEIGELKPDMQVKLLRVLQDRKFVPVGGTREIRTNARFIAATNRNLEKMIEEGRFREDLFYRLNVMPLFLPPLRDRIDDLEGLVDFFIRRFNRSLHRHIKAIEPEALAALKAYKWPGNIRELENVIERAFIIENGPSISLPSLPESTRNLTETVGVGAQFNLPSYYSGPLDFDRFKEKSEREFIIAALSANSGRINKTVAQANIPKNTLLRKIKKYGINVRELGRD